The window GAAGCTGCCGAGCGCACGCCGTTTTGAACCGCAATTACGAGCTTTGCACAGGAGACAAAAAATGAAGATCAAAGCCGCGGTGGTCCACGAAAAAGGCGGGCCGCTGACGATTGAAACGCTGGAGCTGGAGGAACCGCGCGATGACGAGATTCTCGTGCGCGTCGTCGCGACGGGGGTGTGCCATACCGACGTCGTGGTGCGCGACGGACTGCTGCCGACGCCGCATCCGGTCGTGCTCGGCCATGAGGGCGCGGGCATCGTCGAGCGCGTCGGGCGCAACGTCACGAAGGTCGCGCCGGGCGATGCGATCGTGATGACCTACGATTCGTGCGGCACCTGCCCCGCTTGCGCCGCGCATGCGCAAAGCTATTGCCACGCGTTTTTTCCGCGCAACTTCTTTGCGACGCGCCCCGACGGAAGCAGCGCGCTATCGAAGGACGGCGCGCGGATTCACGGCAACTTCTTCGGGCAATCGTCGTTCGCGACGCATGCGCTTTGCCGCGCAAGCAATGTCGTCAAAGTGCCCGCCGACGCGCCGCTCGAATTGCTCGGGCCGCTCGCGTGCGGGGTGCAGACCGGCGCGGGCGCCGTGATGAACGCACTGCGCGTGCCGGCGGGGGCCACCTTTGCGGTATTCGGCGCGGGGTCGGTCGGGTTGTCAGCGGTCATGGCGGCACGTGTCGTCGGCGCGACGACGATCGTCGCGATCGATCTGCACGACGAGCGGCTGGATTTCGCGCGCAGCGTGGGAGCGACGCATACGCTGAATCCCGCGCGTGACGACGTGGTGGCCGCGCTGATCGCATTGACGGGGTATGGCATCGACTACGCGCTCGATACGACCGGTGCCGCCAAAGTCATTCGGCAAGCGGCCGATAGTCTCGCGCCTCGCGGCACGTGTGGCGTGCTCGGCGCTTCCGCGCCGGGGACGGAGATCGTGCTCGACGAAGTGCATTTCATGAGCGGCGGCAGGCGGCTGATGGGTATCGTGGAGGGGGAGTCCACGCCCGATACGTTCATTCCCACGCTGATCAAGCTGCACGCGCTCGGGATGTTCCCGTTTGAGCGGATGGTGAAGTTCTATCCGCTCGAGGACATCAATCTCGCTATCGCGGATTCGCTCGAAGGAAAAACGATTAAGCCGATTGTGAGGATGTGATGCTTGAACGCCCGCCGGACCGGTCCTGGTACGGCGGGCGGCGAGCGGCGGGTATCCGCGCAACGCGTGCGCTGCGCTCGAACGAATTCACCGCGGCGGAAGCCGCAAAGCCCCATCGAGTCGAATCACCTCCCCATTCAACGCCGTGTTGCCGATCACATGCAACGCGAGATCCGCAAACTCTTCCGGTTTGCCCAATCGTTTCGGAAACGGAATCGAAGCCGCGAGCGATTGCTGCACCTCCTCGGGCAGCGCGTAAAGCAACGGCGTCAGGAACAAGCCCGGCGCAATCGTCACGACGCGCACGCCGAACTGCGCCAGGTCGCGCGCCAGGGGCAGCGTCAGAGATACGAGTCCGCCCTTCGACGCGGCATACGCAGCCTGCCCCACTTGCCCGTCGTACGCCGCGACCGACGCCGTGCAGACAATCACCCCGCGCTCGCCGTCTTCCAGCGGGAGCGCCCGTGTCATTCGCGCCGCCGCCAAGCGGATCACGTTGAACGTGCCGAGCAAATTCACATTGATGATCCGGGCGAAATCGTCCTGCGGCATCGCCGCGCCGTCCCGCCCGACGAGCCGCCTGGCGCCGCCGATGCCCGCGCAATTCACAAGGATGCGCGCCGCGCCGTGCGCGCGCTCGCCCGCGTCCAATGCCGCTTCGATGGACGCCGCGTCGGTGATGTCGCATCGCCGCACGAGCGCCACGCTGCGCCCCAGTTCTTCGGCAAGCGCCTCCAGCGCAGCCTCATTCACGTCGAGCAGCGTCACGCGCGCGCCCGCGGCCACCAATGCGCGCGCCGTCTGCGCGCCCAATCCCGATGCCGCGCCCGTGACGAGCGCGGCCTGTCCTTTTGCTTGCATGGATTGACCTCAACAGTAAGTCGATCAGGTGACGATCATGAAGCCGGTGCCGAAGGTGCTTGACTCAGCCCCAGCAATCGCACTGCGTTTTCCTTTAAAAGCAGCGGGTGCACCTCCGGCTTGAAGCCCGCTTTCTGAAAGTCGTCGAGCCATCTATCAGGGCGAATCAACGGAAAGTCCGAGGCGAACAACATCCGCTCTTTCAACAGCGAGTTCGCGTACTGAACGAGCTGCGGCGGAAAATACTTCGGCGACCACCCCGACAAATCGATGTACACGTTCGGCTTATGCAAGCAGATCGACAGCGCCTCGTCCTGCCAGGGCCACGACGGATGCGCGATCACCACCTTCATGTCAGGGAAGTCCGCAGCTACGTCGTCGAGATGGATCGGCTCCGAATACTTGAGCCGCAACCCGCCGCCGCCCGGCATTCCGCTGCCGATACCGGAATGTCCGCTATGAAATACCGCGGGCAATCCGTATTCGGCGATCACCTCGTAAAGCGGGTACGCCATGCGATCGTTGGCGTAAAAGCCCTGCACGGTCGGATGAAACTTGAAGCCGCGCACGCCGTATTCCTCGATCAAACGCCGCGCCTCGCGCGCGCCCATCTTGCCCTTGTGCGGATCGATGCTCGCGAACGCGATCATGATGTCGCGGTTATTCGCGGCGAATTCGGCGATCTCTTCGTTCGGTATCCGCCGGCGCCCCATCTGGCTTTCGGCGTCGACCGTAAACATCACGAAGCCGATCTTGCGCTCGCGGTAATACTCGATCGTCTCGGGGATCGTCGGGCGCCGCCCTTGGCGCAGCACGGTACCGAAGTATTTGTCCGCCGCGTCGTCGAACTCCTTGCCGAACAGGTCCGGCGGCTGGCAGCACGAAACTTCCGCGTGCACGTGAGTATCGATCGCGATCAGGTTTTCGATGTCCATTTCATCGACTCCTTATTTTGCATTCCTACATAACTATTACACGGCAGCATTTTCAAAAGCGATGACTTTACCGGCGTGGCAGCCAGACGGTCAGGGCGCCGCCGCCGCGATGCAGCGCGTCGACAGTCGCCGCGCGCTGCGTGAGCACGGCGCGCTGGTTGATCGAGCCTTTGTCGGTCACCTCGCCGGTCGCGAGCGACGGCGGAGGGTCGAGCAGCGCCGC is drawn from Trinickia violacea and contains these coding sequences:
- a CDS encoding NAD(P)-dependent alcohol dehydrogenase; its protein translation is MKIKAAVVHEKGGPLTIETLELEEPRDDEILVRVVATGVCHTDVVVRDGLLPTPHPVVLGHEGAGIVERVGRNVTKVAPGDAIVMTYDSCGTCPACAAHAQSYCHAFFPRNFFATRPDGSSALSKDGARIHGNFFGQSSFATHALCRASNVVKVPADAPLELLGPLACGVQTGAGAVMNALRVPAGATFAVFGAGSVGLSAVMAARVVGATTIVAIDLHDERLDFARSVGATHTLNPARDDVVAALIALTGYGIDYALDTTGAAKVIRQAADSLAPRGTCGVLGASAPGTEIVLDEVHFMSGGRRLMGIVEGESTPDTFIPTLIKLHALGMFPFERMVKFYPLEDINLAIADSLEGKTIKPIVRM
- a CDS encoding SDR family NAD(P)-dependent oxidoreductase; this encodes MQAKGQAALVTGAASGLGAQTARALVAAGARVTLLDVNEAALEALAEELGRSVALVRRCDITDAASIEAALDAGERAHGAARILVNCAGIGGARRLVGRDGAAMPQDDFARIINVNLLGTFNVIRLAAARMTRALPLEDGERGVIVCTASVAAYDGQVGQAAYAASKGGLVSLTLPLARDLAQFGVRVVTIAPGLFLTPLLYALPEEVQQSLAASIPFPKRLGKPEEFADLALHVIGNTALNGEVIRLDGALRLPPR
- a CDS encoding amidohydrolase family protein translates to MDIENLIAIDTHVHAEVSCCQPPDLFGKEFDDAADKYFGTVLRQGRRPTIPETIEYYRERKIGFVMFTVDAESQMGRRRIPNEEIAEFAANNRDIMIAFASIDPHKGKMGAREARRLIEEYGVRGFKFHPTVQGFYANDRMAYPLYEVIAEYGLPAVFHSGHSGIGSGMPGGGGLRLKYSEPIHLDDVAADFPDMKVVIAHPSWPWQDEALSICLHKPNVYIDLSGWSPKYFPPQLVQYANSLLKERMLFASDFPLIRPDRWLDDFQKAGFKPEVHPLLLKENAVRLLGLSQAPSAPAS